A section of the Etheostoma cragini isolate CJK2018 chromosome 12, CSU_Ecrag_1.0, whole genome shotgun sequence genome encodes:
- the ltb4r2b gene encoding leukotriene B4 receptor 2b, with protein MPGSNGTEYGLGHKDDSPVSNDNATVLGALILSLVFLVGVPGNLFIAWSILARIKQRSVTTLLIFNLACADGFLMAITIFFIVYLAKQTWVFGEAMCKALFYLCNTNMYASIFMITLMSVHRMMVVVLPRRVSFKVSRKIMKRVIVGTWALVMVISIPSLVFRGVREDNDDGWNTTKLVCVANHTLPQHVRFHYALETTAGFILPYAIIITCYVLILRRLRNTQFRRKVRSEKLILAIVVMFGLFWLPYHVINMLQVAAQWYPEGSDARETLDKISSNSRAVTSALAFISSCANPILYTFAGKSYIRQNGFAFMARLFEGTSLDQARPKKNKDTEGLSNADSTNGAGPPLISAKMAEKH; from the exons ATGCCCGGATCCAATGGCACAGAATATGGCTTAGGACACAAAGATGACAGCCCTGTGAGCAACGACAACGCCACAGTCCTGGGTGCTCTGATCCTCAGCTTGGTCTTCCTTGTGGGCGTCCCTGGCAACCTCTTCATTGCCTGGAGCATCCTGGCACGCATCAAACAGCGCTCGGTCACCACCCTCCTCATCTTCAACCTGGCGTGTGCCGACGGCTTCCTCATGGCCATCACAATCTTCTTCATCGTCTACCTGGCCAAACAAACGTGGGTTTTTGGTGAAGCCATGTGTAAAGCCCTGTTCTACCTGTGCAACACCAACATGTACGCCTCAATCTTCATGATCACGCTGATGAGCGTGCACAGGATGATGGTCGTAGTGTTGCCAAGGAGAGTGTCCTTCAAAGTCAGCAGGAAGATTATGAAGCGAGTGATCGTAGGCACGTGGGCATTGGTGATGGTCATTTCTATCCCTTCACTGGTGTTTCGAGGGGTGAGAGAGGACAATGACGATGGGTGGAATACAaccaaacttgtgtgtgtggccaATCACACTCTGCCTCAACAC GTGAGGTTTCATTACGCCTTAGAGACGACGGCGGGATTCATTCTTCCTTACGCCATCATCATAACTTGCTACGTCCTCATCCTGAGACGCTTGAGGAACACTCAGTTCCGCCGAAAGGTCCGCAGCGAGAAACTCATCCTGGCTATTGTGGTGATGTTTGGCCTTTTCTGGTTGCCGTACCACGTGATCAACATGTTACAG GTGGCAGCTCAGTGGTACCCCGAGGGCAGTGATGCAAGAGAAAC ATTGGACAAGATCTCTTCGAACAGCCGTGCAGTGACTTCGGCTTTGGCCTTCATTAGCAGCTGTGCCAATCCCATTCTCTACACCTTTGCTGGAAAGTCTTACATCAGGCAGAACGGCTTTGCCTTCATGGCTCGCCTCTTCGAGGGCACGTCCCTGGACCAAGCAAgacccaaaaaaaataaagacactgagGGACTCAGTAATGCTGACTCCACCAATGGCGCAGGACCTCCTCTCATTTCAGCCAAAATGGCAGAAAAGCATTGA
- the sdr39u1 gene encoding epimerase family protein SDR39U1 gives MRVLIGGGSGFVGRELTRLLKVRGHDVTVISRQPGPGKITWGELESHGLPPCEGAVNLSGENLMNPLRWWNESYKKDLFSSRLDTTKSLAQAIAASPSPPHSWVLVTGVGCYKPGLTAEYTEDSEWTPFDIFSKLVKEWEDSALLPENVTKTTKQVVIRSGVVLGRDGGAMKQMLLPFWLGLGGTLGSGRQPFPWIHVSDLAGIIVHALERPAQSDTPSPSPQVFNGVAPALNTNHEFTKELGRILRRPTIFPVPGFVMNTLMGSERAVVLMQGQKVIPKKTLEAGFEYKYPDLTSALKEIVGS, from the exons ATGAGAGTTTTAATAG GAGGGGGATCTGGCTTTGTGGGCCGTGAGCTGACTCGCCTGCTCAAGGTCAGAGGTCATGATGTCACAGTGATATCTCGCCAGCCTGGTCCGGGGAAGATAACATGG GGTGAGTTGGAGTCTCATGGCCTCCCACCATGCGAGGGCGCCGTCAATTTGTCTGGAGAGAATCTAATGAACCCACTGCGATG GTGGAATGAAAGCTATAAAAAGGATTTGTTCTCCAGTCGTCTCGACACTACAAAATCTCTGGCTCAAGCCATTGCTGCTTCTCCCAGTCCTCCTCACTCCTGGGTCCTGGTAACAGGCGTAG GTTGTTACAAGCCCGGTCTGACAGCTGAGTACACGGAAGATAGTGAATGGACACCATTTGACATATTCTCTAAACTGGTGAAAGAGTGGGAGGACTCTGCACTCCTTCCTGAGAATGTGACAAAAACCACCAAACAAGTTGTCATCAGGTCTG GGGTAGTATTAGGCCGCGATGGCGGTGCCATGAAGCAAATGCTGCTCCCCTTCTGGCTCGGCCTCGGGGGCACGCTGGGGTCAGGAAGACAGCCGTTTCCCTGGATCCACGTCTCAGACCTGGCAGGAATCATCGTCCACGCCCTGGAGCGCCCCGCTCAGTCTGACACTCCCTCCCCTTCACCACAGGTGTTCAACGGGGTCGCGCCTGCACTGAACACCAACCATGAGTTCACTAAAGAACTGGGCCGGATCCTGAGGAGGCCTACCATTTTCCCTGTGCCTGGTTTTGTCATGAACACCCTAATGGGCTCAGAGAGGGCCGTGGTCCTCATGCAGGGCCAGAAAGTCATACCAAAGAAGACTCTGGAGGCCGGATTTGAGTACAAGTATCCAGACTTGACCTCAGCACTGAAAGAGATCGTTGGGAGTTAA
- the mettl17 gene encoding methyltransferase-like protein 17, mitochondrial: MASRSYGACVLCQRVVVVKRMCRGMSAASKLQSQVDILKGEPHRKHPGVTNLKTLRLPDELQTAARSIIHRAQVPLLPDRSRSLTNFLWSRKQAVETLTLRQKAVSLEKELWEKAVEKRGDIDEQLLEDRIRKKVFSELRRTTYHWTPMKYDEELGVVYMAARLAGGYAAVRRAMNEIKKRDPSFAPQSLLDFGSGLGTVVWASHSCWGDTLKEMVCVDSSGPMNILAERLLKGDDERAEPHIKQVYFRQFLPVSPKVQFDLVVAAFTLSELQNVKEREEAVLTLWRKTNSYLVLVENGTKDGHQMLMDARNTLLKKQEKTVCDTRPASVFAPCPHELPCPRLAHEPTTPCNFQQMYQPLPLPGHNDRQTEKFSYLIVTRTEPAQAQTEGVDWARLIAPVQCRTRHVHCRMCCPDGQLQHLVVTARKHSRDEYRCARSSDWGDQLPRIRRVEDDV; this comes from the exons ATGGCTTCACGTAGCTATGGTGCTTGTGTTCTCTGTCAGAGGGTGGTCGTCGTTAAGAGGATGTGCAGG GGAATGAGTGCAGCTTCAAAGCTGCAGTCCCAGGTAGATATCCTAAAAGGAGAACCACACAGGAAGCACCCAGGTGTGACCAACCTGAAGACTCTGCGCCTACCTGACGAACTCCAGACAGCTGCACGGTCGATCATTCACA GAGCTCAGGTGCCTCTGCTGCCAGATCGCTCCCGTAGCCTCACAAACTTCCTGTGGAGCAGAAAACAAGCCGTCGAGACTTTGACTCTGAGGCAGAAAGCTGTGAGCCTAGAGAAAGAACTCTGGGAGAAAGCggtggagaagagaggag ATATAGATGAACAATTGCTGGAAGACCGCATCaggaaaaaagtgttttcagagCTCAGAAGAACCACGTATCACTGGACTCCCATGAA GTATGATGAAGAGTTAGGTGTGGTGTACATGGCGGCTCGGCTGGCTGGGGGGTATGCAGCAGTGAGGAGAGCTATGAATGAG ataAAGAAGAGGGATCCTTCTTTTGCCCCGCAGTCTCTCCTGGATTTTGGATCAGGGCTGGGAACAGTTGTCTG GGCGTCACACTCGTGCTGGGGCGACACTTTGAAGGAGATGGTGTGTGTGGACAGCTCCGGGCCCATGAACATTCTGGCAGAGCGACTTCTCAAAG GTGATGACGAAAGAGCTGAACCTCACATCAAACAAGTCTATTTCAGGCAgtttctccctgtctctcctaAG GTGCAGTTTGACTTGGTGGTAGCAGCCTTCACCCTGTCGGAGCTTCAGAATGTGAAAGAGCGAGAAGAGGCAGTGTTAACCTTGTGGAGAAAGACAAACTCGTACCTG GTGCTGGTGGAAAATGGGACGAAAGATGGCCATCAGATGCTTATGGATGCCAGAAACACTTTATTAAAG AAACAAGAGAAGACTGTCTGTGACACCAGACCAGCATCAGTGTTTGCTCCG tgTCCTCATGAACTGCCGTGTCCTAGACTGGCCCATGAACCCACCACACCCTGCAACTTCCAGCAGATGTACCAACCTCTGCCTCTGCCCGGG CACAATGACCGGCAGACGGAGAAGTTCAGCTACCTGATTGTGACTCGGACAGAACCAGCGCAGGCACAAACAGAAGGTGTGGACTGGGCCAGGCTGATCGCACCGGTGCAGTGCAGAACAAGACACGTCCACTGTCGAATGTGCTGCCCTGATGGACAACTACAACACCTGGTGGTGACAGCACGAAAACACAGCAG AGATGAATACCGCTGTGCCCGGAGCAGCGACTGGGGAGATCAACTGCCAAGGATTCGAAGAGTGGAAGACGACGTCTAG